In Paralichthys olivaceus isolate ysfri-2021 chromosome 12, ASM2471397v2, whole genome shotgun sequence, the genomic window TAATCCTCCGTAGAGGaaatgacacagcagcacaaagggAAAATATTGTAAGAATATAAATACTATAGAACAAGGCTAGTTTGTCACAACTGTGCATTGTAGAGATAGGGATCAAGGTTGTGTTAATATACAGTGTGCAAGATGTGCAGCAGTTCCTTCTTGAAATATAGACTTAGTGTTCGACTGTGGGTACTGTGGCGTTGTGCAGTCTAATAGCTGATGGCACAAAGGAACATCCAAATGCTTTGAGGCACATGGCTGGATGAGTCTGTGGCTTAATGTGTTCCTGAGCAGCCTCAGTTCAGCAGAGAGGGGATTAGAGGGGTTTTCCAGGATGACTTTAAGTTTCCCTCTCATCCATTTTTCAGCATCAACACTGTCCAATTCCATCTCCATCACAGAGCTGGCCTTCCTCTCCAGCTTGTTCAGTTTGTTGGTGCCACAGCTCCCGATGCCATCTCCCCAGCACGCCACAGCAAAAGAAGGTGACACTGGCCACCACAGACTGGTAAAATATCTGTAGCAGCCAAGTACAAAAGTCTATACCCAGTCCACCATCAGCCAACATGGCATGGTGCTTTGGTGCCAGGTGGACAGGATTTCATTTTCACCATTAGACCACTAAGTTCACCACGATGAATGCCACCTGCCAAGGTGGGCAGGTATTCCTAATAGAATGAAGGTTTTTCTGTCCACCCACATCAAGTCGGATATTGAAAAATGCTTGTTGATCATACATCAGAATAGAGACTGCATTTTTGggacaaatgacaaaaacaacacaaacaaaatatctGTTGAGTTAATTAAGAATTAGTAAACTctgataaattgtatttgtaggCTGTCACAACTATCTATCAATGCCTTGTTTCCAATCATCTCTCTTTGTCATTTCAGATCCAGTCACCCTCACAAGCTGCTAATCACCTCATTCCCTCATTAATTAATCTGTGTCAGTTTCATTCACTctctgccagattgtctagtgtgttccTGCCTAGCAATCCAGTGTTCGAAattcttgcctgcctgttcctgacctgatTACAACCccgtttggattttggattccaGCCTTATTCCttcattatattacattatattgcTTCTCTCCGGCCGAGCCAAGGAATGGGGAACCGCTGAGTGGGAAGGACAGTCTTCTTCCTGTGTCACGGTTCAATCGTTCTCCGCCGTGCTCTGTGAAGTTTTTGACCACACCACCCCCAGTATAGAGGCTGCATGGGGTCTGCTTAACCTCACCCAGAGAGTGCGTATGGTGGCAGACTAATCCGTTGAGTTCTGCACAGTTGCTGTCCAGATTAAGTGGAACACACCCTCTCTGTTTGTTGCCTTTTATAATGGACTGTTGGAGGACATTAGGGATGAGTTGGTGGCACGGGAACTCCCGGGGGATCTGGATGCCCTAGTTGCTCTCGCCATCCATTCTTGACGGACGTCTCCGTGAATGGCAGATGGACAGGGCCGGCTTCGCTCGCTCCTGGGGACAGACTCGCCAATCGACTCggcctccacctccttctccgGAGCCGGCGCCTCACGCTCCTATGGATTTCTCTGAGCCCATGCAGCTAGGTTGAGCCCGCACTTTGAGACTGTTACCTTTCACCTGATCAGTGCTCCCCAACAACCGCTTATCCTAAGGAAACGCGACCCTCATATTGACTGGGGCTATATTACAGCAGAGTAACATCTGTCATGCTGTGTGTCGTAATTCTGTCTGCCCCTCCACTTCCAACCTCTCCGTTTCCCCCAAGTTATCTGACCTTTCAGGAATTCCCCCTGAAAATGTGGACCTAAAAAAAGTGTTCAGTAAGTCCCGGGccatgtctcctcctcctcaccacccCTTTGATTGACGCATCAATCTTTTCCCTGGCTCCACACCTCCGAAGGATCTAAGTTCTTCTCACTATCAGCTCCAGAGAGAAGGTCCATGGACAAATACGTCACAGAGTCGTTAGCAGCTGGGATCATCCACCCGTCCTCATCACCAGCTGGAGCAGGGTTCTTTTTTGGTGGTAAAGAAGGACAACCATCATGATGGACTCTGCCTAGGTGCAGGCAGTCACCCAGTGACCTGTGCCACTCACTCGCAAGGATCTCCAACGGTTCCTGCAAACTTCTATCACTGTTTCATTCAGAACTACAGCTTAGAGGTCGCCCCTCTTACAGCCCTCACGTCCCAGAGGTCTGCATTCCAGTGCTTGTCCTGATAACCGCTTGTATGTTCCTGCCACTGTGCAATCTCAGGTTCTTCAATAGGGTCACTCATCACGCCTTGCCTGTCTCTCTGGGGTGAGATGCACCCTAGCCCTAGATTTTCTGGTCATCCTCCATGGAAGGAAACATAGGGGAGTTCATTGCTGCATGTCGCACCTGTGCCCAGCAGAAGAATGCCTGACAGGCCCCCTTTGGTCTCCTTCAACATTTACCTGTTCCTCGTCATCCCTGGTCACACATCCCACAACCCTCCCTCCTGGTCCAAACAACTCATCTGGGTCGAATATGCCCATACCACACTCCCCAGCTCAGCCACAGGCCTCTCTCTGTTCCAGTGCTCCAGGGGTTACCaacctcctctcttccctgagcagcagcaggagccagGGTCCTATCTGTCCAGGCCCTTATCCATCGGTGTGGACACACCTGGATGCAGGGACACTCCACACTCCTACGTTCCTCTGACCTTTACCAGCACCAAACCAATACGCTCCAGGACAGAGCATCTGGCTCTCCAGGTGGAAAACAAGAAGCTGGTCCCCAGGTTCATGGGACCATTCCCCATCTCCAGGATCATCAACCCTGCAGCGGTCCGCCTTCGCCTTCCCCAGTCTATGAGAGTCCATCCCACATACCATACTTAAAAAACAATAGGGTTCTGTgctttactgtatatttttgaTGTTCTGTTCAAATTTATTTTAGGAGAATATAAACTTAACTCAAAAAAGACCAAAAGTTCAGCCagtctgtgtgtacatgctaAAACAAAGTTTGCATATTCCTCCCTGCTGCTTATGCTCATTGCTTTCAGTGCATGTATCATAACTGAAGGAGATTCAGGAAATATCCACATTTTCACCATATCTTGCCTGGTATATTTTGTAAGGACAGCAATGGTATACAAGAGTTTTATGATTTGCTGGAGGAATTTGTTCTCTATTGTGCCCTGGAAGCGAATACTATTGTTTCTGACATTCAAGATCTCTTTGGTATAAAAAGACAACATGCGAAACAGTTTTGGCAGCACACactgcttttatttctctcatttCACATtctagaaaaacaaaacattgcacTAAGCAGGAATGAAAAAACAGAAGTTTTCAGTTCTATGTGTATCACTTACAGAGATGTAGTTATACACTGTAGCACACTGACAGTGAAAGCAGATGCAATGGTTCTGTGTCTCATTGACCAGGTGCAGTTCACATCCAACCAGAGGCTGAGTCGTCGACTCTTTCGCCAAAGGTTTTCATTTGCACACCTACGTCTCTGAGACCAGAACAAAGCATCTGTGCTTCCAATGGAGGTTCGACGCtacacactgactgacagagCTTCACACATTCTGTACCCATCTCAACCATACATAACCACACGCACTTAACAGACCTCCAACAGTCAACCTTAACATGTTTAGAATATTTCAATGTTTAAGAACATTTAGTGCTTTCGTGTCATCAGAATCCAAATCATTCAAATCTGTGTAGAAGAATACATAaaatgtttgttcagtttttcaaaGACATTTGAAAGCGAATCATACAGGTTAACAGGTCCACGCAGTTTCTAACAACATAGTAACTGGCTCTGGGTCCTGATCTGTGTCTTTCTAAGGCAAGTGCAGACAGTGAAGTGAACAAATAAACTGAGGCGATCCTTGCCCATGTGCGGgaattcaatttaattatttttaagatGAGTTTCTACAACATACTTTTACACTTCAACTCTCAATTGTTGAACCATTAAGCTACCACCAGCATTTGCCTCCTGTCTATATTTGTCCTGAAGTCATTTTTGGACTAGGGGCCTGCATCACAAAACGGGATTAGACGGTTATCCCTCTCTGGGCTACTCTTGTAATCTCTGGGTTTAGCTCAGATTTTCGATTATCACGAAGCTGCTTTTGACTGtgaatcaccatggtaactgcaCAGCTAATCTGCTGTGGAGCAGCCACTTCAGAGGGTCAGATCAAAACCTGTTAACAGCAAAACTATGGTCAGATCCTAACCAGAAAAAACCCCATTCACCTTTACTACAGGGTCCTGACAGGGACGAAAGAGTTAACAGTAAATTGACAGTGAGAGAGATTACTAGTGTTCAGCAGTGTAATTGTTTTGCTGTTCTCGGCTTTTTGAGTCCACTGTGGTTTTAAAACAGAGCTTGTAACAAATGAACAGACAGTTTACCCCATGGAATTACTGTGTAATGATGATTATAGCTCCCTTTTAATTGTGCAAAGATTATTTTACACCTCACAGATTTCCTCacagtgttgatgtttttactttcttattctgtcactgcagctcagaCCAACACAAGGAAACAGATGACAACTGGAAACAAAACCCTGTGTTGTCTTTTGTGAGGAAAATAATATGCACTGTATAATATTCCCATTGATTACAGGTCAAACCTCTCGTATCACATCTCAAGATAAATTTCTTCATCATTCGTCTCACATATTACAAACAGGCAATCATTactttttgcatttatttatatgcttATTATAATACGTTTTCTCTAATGCTATCCTAGTCATTTCACCTTGTTGAATATTATTCGGTTGTCACAGCCAGTTGATAACCAGATTACAGAACGGCCAATGTTGGCTTGGGTGAAGCTTgaaaatgtatgtgtgcatgGCCAATTCATGTAGAGTTTGGACATGTGTCTGTGGTGGATCGACAAGCAGCTGACAGTGCTGATCAATTATTGTGAATaatgttttttgggggaaattTCTGGTGGGGAGGGTCAATGCCGATTTGATGGAGCTTGTTTCCTCAATGTTTAAACAAAATCCTCATCTTTCCCTCACCTAATCCAAAGCGTTCCGCAGCCTCAACCTAACCACACGCAGGATGAAACCCTGTTGACTGGTGTCAGATTTCCCTACCATGcctgtgctgaaaacaaaaaccaggCAGAAAAAGTGTTTACTTCTAAATCTAATTTAGTCAACACATGGTAAAGTCTTCCATGATTACATGCAGAGGCAAAGGATTTCTATACATTTCACTTCAATGTTCAGGACATGATGTTACCAAACATTCGTGTGGACTAATTCAGTGTGCCTGGGAAGAAtacttgttttattgtttcacaACACTGAATCATAGTAGGTTTAATGTGGCTTTTTAGACACTGACTGAGGtggcacagaaaaaaataaattaaatttgaattaattacaataaaagaaaaaccaaaatacatacatacaagtATTCATACTCTTTAATATGACATAACTAAAACATGAGAGGTGCAGCCTATTGGTTTTAGAAGCCACAAAATCAGAGAAATGGAAATCACCTGAATTAAGTCGGGGGTTTTACCTGACTTAATATTATAAAACCAACTTCTGGTGAGTCAAACACTGGGGAGgatggggagggagagagggagggaccaTCCATCAACATCTAGGACCAAATCATTTAGAAATATAGAAAGAGAAGAATAGGCTGGAGGTGAAGTCCAGTAGAAATGAATTAAGTTAAACTTTTCTTTGCTTGCAAGGCAATAACACCCAAGCATGTCAACAAAGCTACAGAGATAATAACTTTCATCCAGTCATTATCTACCGTATATTGCTAATCCTCTTGGGGATAAGTGCTATACTTGGTGTATAAAAGCCAATCCAAGTTGACATTGGGGCAAAGGCGGAGTACACCCGGGACAGATCACCGatgtatcacagggccaacatacagagattAACCATTAggtctccaatcaacctaactccaatctgcatgtgtttggactgtgggaggaagccggaatACCTAGTGAAACCTACGTTTACATGGGGAGAACATGACAGGAAGACCCCTGGCCAAACTATTTGAGCTGGGCAACTCTTTGCTGTGAGCGGGCAATGCTAAACCAAATCTCAAACCAGCTGGGGCTTTGTAGCTTGACTTGAAGCAGGAATGTTTCTCAAGTGATCTCCATACAAACTGACTATACTGCTATTGGTAGGTTCAGTCTCACTGGACAATTGAGCAGTGACTGAACCTACCAATAGCTACACATAGAGTGTGAATACTtgctttaaatcaaattaatcaATTTTCTCTCAATCTATCTGTAtcacaaaagacacatttaatcAACAATGATTCAGtatcacacacataaaacactttTGTGGGGCAAACACTTTTATATGCACTATAAGAAAAGATCTGTCAGATGGACAAGTCATACTGTATGAATTGACATTTATCCAGAGAGTAGGGAGGTTAGGATAAAGATTAGAGATTAGATTTACAATTAAGATGTTGAAATAGTGCATGAGAACATAGACCACAGTGAAAAAgatattcaaatattaaaaacatccaTTAATTAAGAACCTATTCTTTTGACAagcatatttatataaaataggAACTTTTCAATTCTTCCCTACTTCAGTTATTTGGTTTTTACTTCCAGTGGAAATCATGTAAAATATGATTAAGCAACAAAAGCAGGCATAAATACAGATGAGGCATCCTTTCCTTAGGCTTCCAATCAATACGCACCGTGGCACAAGTTTTCACACGTTCATCTCAGTTTGAACAAAGTGGTGTGGGAAAAGTTGGCCTTatttcaaaagttaaaaaaaggcaaattcAAGCCTTTATGTGCttggacaaaacaaaatgacatcTTATTTCCCAAttgaaaaaagggaaatatcCTCCTCTGTACTTGTCCTTGGTTACACCTACCGTTTACCATAGCTCTGTTCCAGCCATTTCTGCACATCCTTCAGATTGTAAAAAAAAGGCCCCTTACCACCCAAGTAGGCAATCTTTCTCTGTTGCACTATGCACACTCGTTCGTTAGACACACCGTAAGCAACATTGGCATTATTGTCCATGCAGTCTGCCACCAGGTGACACTGTGGCGGCAGTgagaagtgctcagtgagtTTGCGCGCTGCTCCAAGCCTCTCCTCCAAGTTCTGGTGCTTCCGTACATTGAAAGAGGAGGAGCCCATAGGGGGGGCCACCCAGCCATCAGATGGGTGAGCTTCGTCAATGTACACCAACAGGAAGTCAGCCACATCGCTGAAGTCCTCAACCAACTGTCGAAAAGCTGGCAGGTGACTGATGAAGGGGGGTCAGGTGGCTGAGCCAAAGTTGACTACCAGAGGGCGATCTGATGAGCCAAAATCCAGAAGGCGGCACTCGTCCCCATTTCGCATCCTGGCACCAGTTGGCACATTGGTCACATTACTGATGTTGCTGCTACACCATGGGCCATCTGGCACCTTCACCACCTTGGAGTCGGGTGCCTCGCAGCCAAGTTTCACCTAAAGAGACATATACAGGAATTAAAGTTACCTCACTGAATGCACACATCAAGCAGATCTAAGGATATTGATGTATAAAGTTATTGTCAGTCCAGAACATGGATACGTGAAAGGGAACAAAATTAGGTTCTCAGCTCTAGTTCACGTCAATAGCAATGATTATAAATCAAAAGAGCCCATTAAGGCacaattaaaggtccagtgtgaaagatttagatgaaagggaactatttgcagaaatgtaatgtagaataatcctcatgatgttttcactagttcgtttcatctacattgtatgaattgtagttttctttaccccagaaaagaccctttatatttaaatactttatattaacatcgaggggaccctctctacagaggctgccatgttttttacattagtccagactggacaaactaaacaccttttgagtttttatgacaattaaaggctaccacaggttctttttcatgtttggaagaggagggtgaggtgaggggtattccgctgcaacatgaaacttcaacactcgatgtcattaaattctacacactgtacctttaactaaattaatatacaaatgtgtttgtgagctgGGTGTAGTGTTAAGAATACGACTGCACATATCTGGATGACAAAATAGAAGGCTAAATTGGCCGAAGTTGTGGCGAGGC contains:
- the dio2 gene encoding type II iodothyronine deiodinase, giving the protein MGMASEDLLVTLQILPGFFSNCLFLVLYDSVLLVKRVVALLSSSRSGGSGEWRRMLTSAGLRSIWNSFLLDAYKQVKLGCEAPDSKVVKVPDGPWCSSNISNVTNVPTGARMRNGDECRLLDFGSSDRPLVVNFGSATUPPFISHLPAFRQLVEDFSDVADFLLVYIDEAHPSDGWVAPPMGSSSFNVRKHQNLEERLGAARKLTEHFSLPPQCHLVADCMDNNANVAYGVSNERVCIVQQRKIAYLGGKGPFFYNLKDVQKWLEQSYGKR